In one window of Henckelia pumila isolate YLH828 chromosome 1, ASM3356847v2, whole genome shotgun sequence DNA:
- the LOC140861134 gene encoding transcriptional regulator SUPERMAN-like gives MEKSCFCSKMKHRSISTSSKTREINGHQFKNPWSFCNDCLGEYQTQDLGATAKLVSWTPRFYSCSFCKKEFRSAQALGGHMNVHRRDRARMRQSPPMICNYGQNGCQFCLQNHNLEPNPSIYPNPICGFGFMSSSTPYLSPHFKSHFVAPAVSAAIPVRDLRPNTEETFGVEKFDPFVHQNGWLVVKNAEFVRLDLQIGLMSTSHSKEDLDLELRLGYA, from the coding sequence ATGGAGAAATCCTGTTTCTGCAGCAAAATGAAGCACCGAAGCATCTCGACGAGTAGCAAAACGCGAGAAATAAACGGCCACCAATTCAAGAATCCATGGAGCTTTTGCAATGACTGCCTAGGAGAATATCAAACTCAAGATTTAGGTGCTACGGCCAAGCTAGTTTCATGGACTCCAAGATTTTATTCTTGTAGCTTTTGCAAAAAGGAATTCAGATCAGCTCAAGCTCTAGGAGGCCACATGAATGTTCACAGAAGAGATAGAGCAAGGATGAGGCAGTCTCCACCAATGATATGCAATTATGGCCAAAATGGTTGCCAGTTTTGCTTGCAAAACCATAATCTTGAACCGAACCCTAGCATTTACCCAAACCCTATTTGTGGCTTTGGGTTTATGTCGTCCTCAACGCCGTATTTATCACCTCATTTCAAGTCCCACTTTGTTGCTCCAGCTGTTTCTGCTGCCATCCCAGTCCGGGATCTTCGGCCCAACACGGAAGAAACGTTTGGAGTCGAGAAGTTTGATCCATTTGTGCACCAAAACGGATGGCTAGTTGTCAAGAACGCGGAATTCGTAAGGTTGGACTTGCAGATTGGTTTGATGAGTACTAGTCATTCCAAGGAGGATTTGGATTTGGAGCTAAGGCTTGGATATGCTTAG